Below is a genomic region from Actinomycetota bacterium.
GGGGGGCCCGGCTCAGCCGGGAGGAGGGCGGCACACCATGGACGCACCCTCCTACCCGCTCTATGTCGGCGACGTCGCCACCTTCAACGAGTCCCACCGCGGCAGGCACCAGATGGCTGGCCAAGCGGCTGGCCGGCAGCAGCAGCTGGAGGAGGTAACCATGGACGCGCGACCTGACGCCAGGGGCAACACGGTGGCTGGCACCACCGCAGCCGGGCCGGACAGCCGACCAGGGCCGGACATGGTCTGGATCCCCGGCGGCACCTTCCGCATGGGCTCCGACGACCACTACCCGGAGGAGGCACCCTCCCACCGGGTCAGCGTTGACGGCTTCTGGATCGACCGGCACACCGTGACCAACCAGCAGTTCGGCCGCTTCATTCACAAGACCGGCTATGTCACCGTTGCTGAGCGGCCGCCAAACCCGGCCGACTACCCCGGCGCCAAGCCGGAGCTGCTGGTGCCCGCGTCCACGGTGTTCCGTCAGCCGCCCCACCGCGTCGACCTGGGCAACCACTACAACTGGTGGACCTATGTGCCAGGCGCCAACTGGCGCCACCCGCAAGGCCCAGGGAGCTCGGTGAAGAAGAAGCCCGACCATCCGGTGGTCCACGTCGCCTGGGAAGACGTCGATGCCTACGCCCGCTGGGCGGGCAAGCAGCTGGCGACCGAGGCCGAGTGGGAGTTCGCCGCCCGCGGCGGCCTGGACGGCGCCACCTACGCCTGGGGTGAGGACCTCACCCCAGAGGGACGCTGGATGGCCAACACCTGGCAGGGCGAATTCCCGACCGAGAACCTGGAACTGGACGGGTACACGGGCACCGCGCCGGTGGGTCGCTACCCAGCCAACGGCTACGGGCTGTACGACATGATCGGCAACGTCTGGGAGTGGACCGGCGACTGGTACCAGGCCCACGGCGAGACCTCCCATGCCTGCTGCACGCCGGCCAACGCGCGCGGCGGTGACCCGGAACAGAGCCGAGATCCCCGCGATGCTGCCGCGATCCCCCGCAAGGTGATGAAGGGCGGGTCGCACCTGTGCGCGCCCAACTACTGTCGCCGCTACCGCCCCGCCGCCCGCATGCCCCAGGCGGTCGACACATCAACCTCCCACCTCGGGTTCCGCTGCATCGTCCGCGCCTAACAGCACAGGTGGCTGAATGTCGACCCAGGCAGACCCGCCCGAACGGACCGCGCAGGGCACCTCAGGGCCAGCGACGCGACCGCCGGCGATGGCGCGGTACTGGTGGCTGACGACGCTGCGGGGGCTGGTCGCGCTGCTCCTCGCCCTGGCTATCGCGGTGGCCGGCCGCAGCACCGCTCGGCTGGTGAGCTTTCTCGCCCTGTTCTGGATGACCAGTGGGCTCATCACGCTGCGGTTCGCCCTCGCGATCCGTCCACGTCCTGGGTTCCGGCTTGGGTTGGCGGCGGCCACCGCCGCGGTTGTCGGGGCCGGGCTGGTCCTGCTTCGGGATCGACTATCGGGGCTGGTCGACCCGGAGATGTTCGTCGGGCTGCTCGGCATCGCCGCCGTCCTGACCGGCCTGCTGCGGATCCTGGGCGGGTTCGCCGCCGAGGAGCGGTTGGGACGCCGCTGGACCCTCGGCGGGGTCGTCCTCGGCACATTGGAGCTCGGGCTTGGCGCCCTGTTGCTGCTGACGGGCGGGGTCGACCCCGACTTGCTGGCGCCGTTGGTGGCCGCCTGGGGTGTGGTCAGCGGCATCCTGCTGCTGACCCAGGGGCTGCAGCTACGGCGCGTGGCCCGCAGTTGGCGGGGATCTGAGGACACCCCCTACCAGCGATCCGACCGGGAATGATCGTCAAGAAGGACAGCCTCGGAACCATCCCTAAGCTCGGCACTAACCTGTGAGATACAGCAACCCCTCAGCGGAATGCGGGAATGGCGGCGCAACCGCAGGTTGGTTTTCTGGAATGGGCGCCCGGCCCGTAGGGCCCGGCTGGTCGTCCGTCTTCCACCCTTTGCTCGTCGTGGGCCGACGAAGGAGGCTCATCGACGGGCTCTGAATCGGCCAGATGGACTCCTGCGTAGCGTAGCTGGGCGGGCCTCCCTCAGGCCCGCACGTCGCCCCGGTGATCCTGAACAGCGGTACCCCGGCTGTTCGAGCACCTCGGCGGTCCGATCCACCTGGAACGGGCCGAGGTGCTCGAGTCCCGCCACGCCACTCACCTGCGGCACCGGATCCTGAAGTAGCGCGTCCTCGAGCCCGGTACGCCGTCAGCGATAGGCCGGCGGGTACTGGGCCGTGCTGTCCTTGCAGGTCACGTCTAGTGTGTCGTTCAGCCAGTACGCTCCTGACGGGGCCGAGTAGCGCCAGGTGGAATGACAAGCAGAATGACATGTCCTCCTTGGGCGTTCGCCGTTGTTAGTCGCGGATCGGTTTGACCACAGGTGGCGATGTGGTCTGGACCCCGCAGGCTAGGAGCCATCTGTGATGGCGGCGTTCGGATCCGGTGCCTGGCGCTGGCGACCTCGTTGAACGGCACCGGTGAGCACTCGGATCCCGAGGCCGAGGACGAGCAGGTCCAGGATCATCTGGGCCGAGACAAGGAGTCGCGCGGACTGACTGGTGGCTGAGATGTCCCCAAAACCGACCGTGGCGAAGATCGTGATCGTGAAGTACAGGGCGTCGGTACGGGTCAGCGTAGGGGTGCTGAAGTTGGCCGGGTCGGCTTGCGCCATGAGGAGGTAGCTGGCCGCGAACAGGAGCAGGAACAGCGGCGCAGTGATGGCGAGCGCTCCGATCGCACGCACCCCTGGGTGAGCGGCCCGGGTGATTGCGCGTAGCTGCCAGACGCTGACGCCGAGCAAGGCCAGCAGCGCGATGGCGAGGGATACTTCCAGCGGCACGCTGTCGATGCGATCGAGCGGCAAAAGGAAGTACAGGGCGACCAGCACCACGGTC
It encodes:
- a CDS encoding formylglycine-generating enzyme family protein, coding for MVWIPGGTFRMGSDDHYPEEAPSHRVSVDGFWIDRHTVTNQQFGRFIHKTGYVTVAERPPNPADYPGAKPELLVPASTVFRQPPHRVDLGNHYNWWTYVPGANWRHPQGPGSSVKKKPDHPVVHVAWEDVDAYARWAGKQLATEAEWEFAARGGLDGATYAWGEDLTPEGRWMANTWQGEFPTENLELDGYTGTAPVGRYPANGYGLYDMIGNVWEWTGDWYQAHGETSHACCTPANARGGDPEQSRDPRDAAAIPRKVMKGGSHLCAPNYCRRYRPAARMPQAVDTSTSHLGFRCIVRA
- a CDS encoding potassium channel family protein, which gives rise to MTAAAVPVLAPAERRRLITRGLLRALTGTVVLVALYFLLPLDRIDSVPLEVSLAIALLALLGVSVWQLRAITRAAHPGVRAIGALAITAPLFLLLFAASYLLMAQADPANFSTPTLTRTDALYFTITIFATVGFGDISATSQSARLLVSAQMILDLLVLGLGIRVLTGAVQRGRQRQAPDPNAAITDGS